The proteins below come from a single Herpetosiphonaceae bacterium genomic window:
- a CDS encoding diacylglycerol kinase family protein, with protein sequence MLYVIFNPHAQKGHAAQREQSVRTALHNADLSFKLARTEYPGHAQHLAAAAADQDHYTAIVAVGGDGTINEVVNGLIGSSLPLGLIPIGTGNDLVKMLELPSNRPLVAAERLRRGALRPVDVGVANGRAFINGLGCGFDAQVAVENQRPTRLRGFAVYLAALLRALKHYQSPPMRVCFDGQTIERRMLLTTVGNGRCHGGGFWVTPDARIDDGLFDLCLCDALRLDEIVRYIPKVIRGTHTRLKQVRMARAAHVTIESVTPVPVHVDGEILGTALQQVEVEIRPGALNLLA encoded by the coding sequence ATGCTCTACGTTATTTTCAACCCGCATGCCCAGAAGGGCCATGCCGCGCAGCGCGAGCAGTCCGTCCGCACGGCTTTGCACAACGCCGATCTGTCCTTCAAGCTCGCGCGCACCGAGTATCCAGGGCACGCTCAACACCTCGCCGCCGCTGCCGCCGATCAGGATCACTACACCGCAATCGTCGCCGTGGGCGGTGATGGCACGATCAACGAGGTGGTCAACGGCTTGATCGGCTCGTCGCTGCCGCTGGGACTGATCCCGATCGGCACCGGCAACGATCTGGTTAAGATGCTCGAGCTGCCGTCGAATCGACCGCTGGTAGCGGCAGAGCGTCTGCGCCGTGGCGCGCTGCGCCCGGTAGATGTCGGGGTGGCGAATGGACGGGCCTTTATCAATGGGCTGGGCTGTGGCTTCGATGCTCAGGTTGCGGTCGAGAACCAGCGTCCGACGCGGCTGCGCGGCTTCGCGGTCTATCTGGCGGCACTGCTGCGGGCGCTGAAGCACTATCAGTCACCGCCGATGCGCGTCTGCTTCGACGGACAGACGATCGAGCGGCGGATGCTGCTGACCACCGTCGGCAACGGGCGCTGCCACGGCGGCGGCTTCTGGGTCACACCCGACGCGCGCATCGATGACGGCCTGTTCGACCTGTGCCTCTGCGACGCGCTGCGGCTCGATGAGATCGTGCGCTACATTCCCAAGGTGATCAGAGGCACGCACACCCGGCTCAAGCAGGTGCGCATGGCTCGCGCAGCGCACGTGACGATCGAGTCGGTGACGCCGGTGCCGGTGCATGTGGACGGCGAGATCCTGGGCACGGCGCTTCAGCAGGTGGAGGTCGAGATCAGGCCGGGCGCGCTCAATTTGCTGGCCTGA